In Rhodobacter xanthinilyticus, a single window of DNA contains:
- a CDS encoding cupredoxin domain-containing protein, translated as MRIFSAFLLSACLALGAGMALAETAAEDDDAPLAGLLAGPNKTALPEVILSVGEPLGGPWKLRSGGYYEVEITADGSGELGLAGADFFRAIWVDEVVIRGLEMRPMGLHSIEFDRAGTMEIGFVAIKPGRYSLEIPGATGASQRLEIEID; from the coding sequence ATGCGCATTTTCTCAGCCTTTCTGCTGTCGGCCTGCCTCGCGCTCGGCGCCGGCATGGCGCTTGCCGAAACCGCCGCCGAAGACGATGACGCGCCGCTCGCGGGGCTGCTCGCGGGGCCCAACAAGACCGCGCTTCCCGAGGTGATCCTGTCGGTGGGCGAGCCGCTCGGCGGGCCCTGGAAGCTGCGCTCGGGGGGCTATTACGAGGTCGAGATCACCGCCGACGGCTCGGGCGAGCTCGGCCTCGCGGGGGCCGATTTCTTCCGCGCGATCTGGGTCGACGAGGTGGTGATCCGCGGGCTTGAGATGCGCCCGATGGGGCTCCATTCGATCGAATTCGACCGCGCGGGCACGATGGAGATCGGCTTTGTCGCGATCAAGCCGGGGCGCTACAGCCTCGAGATCCCGGGCGCGACGGGGGCCTCGCAGCGCCTCGAGATCGAGATTGATTGA